A window from Bradysia coprophila strain Holo2 chromosome X unlocalized genomic scaffold, BU_Bcop_v1 contig_20, whole genome shotgun sequence encodes these proteins:
- the LOC119068799 gene encoding spectrin beta chain isoform X4, with protein sequence MTTDISVVRWDPSQGPGSEYIDEYEYDGGNSSSRLFERSRIKALAEERGNVQKKTFTKWVNSHLVRVNGRIQDLYIDMRDGKNLIKLLEVLSGERLPKPTKGKMRIHCLENVDKALQFLRDQRVHLENIGSHDIVDGNASLNLGLIWTIILRFQIQDITIEEVDNKETKSAKDALLLWCQMKTAGYQNVNVRNFTTSWRDGLAFNAIIHKHRPDLIQFDKLGKNHPMHNLNNAFDVAEKLGLTKLLDAEDVFVEHPDEKSIITYVVTYYHYFSKLKQETVQGKRIGKVVGIAMENEKMINDYETFTSDLLGWIESTIITLGDRTFANSLTGVQQQLSQFANYRTVEKPPKFVEKGNLEVLLFTLQSKMRSNNQKPYTPKEGRMISDINKAWERLEKAEHERELALREELIRQEKLEQLAARFNRKASMRETWLSENQRLVSQDNFGFDLAAVEAAAKKHEAIQTDIHAYEERVQAVVAVSDELDAERYHDIERILARKENVLRLWQYLQELLEARKMRLELSWQLQQNFQEMLYILDNMEEIKQRLLTDDYGKHLMGVEDLLQKHSLVEADINVLGERVKTVVQNSQRFLGEEANGYRPCDPAIIVDRVQQLEDAYAELVRLAVERRSRLEESRKLWQFYWDTSDEENWIKEKEQIVSTADIGHDLTTINLLLSKHKALESDIQSHDPQLQSVAKIGDELISEGHFGADRIKDRLKEILAKWNHLLDLTKYRRQRLENAVDYFQLFADADDIDQWMLDSLRLVSSEDVGKDESHAQSLLKKHKDVSDELKSYAETIDQLHKQADALTLDETEQKTVSDRIASIDDRYKQLMELSKLRKLRLLDALSLYKLMSEADGVEQWIDEKEKMLDTMTPGKDIEDVEIMKHRYDGFDKEMNANASRVDIVNQLAHQLLNQFTSVDHPNAEQIITRQNHLNQEWSRLRDKADTKRDQLNSAHGVQTFYIECRETISWIEDKKRILTETDNLQMDLTGVMTLQRRLSGMERDLAAIQAKLTALEKEADAIEGEHPEEAALIRERIAQITVIWEQLTNMLKDRDSKLEERGDLHRFLRDLDHFQTWLTKTQTDVASEDPPASLPEAEKLLNQHQTIREEIDNYTEDYQNMMEYGETLTSDPENNDPQYMFLRERLNALKDGWEELHQMWENRQELLSQSLDQQLFNRDSRQAEVLLSQQEHFLSKDDTPVNLEQAENQLKRHEAFLTTMDANDDKINSIVHVADALVDKKHYDADRIRKRADNIAERRDGNQNRAKEQQEKLMNQVKLHEFLQDLEELTEWVSEKYIISQDDTYRSAKTIHSKWTRHQAFEAEIAANKERLFEAEKAAQGLMTEKPEFKEIIEPKLKDLSKSFEDLETFTKDKGAQLFDANREVLVQQTCDDIDSYITDLEKQIINTDTGNDLTSVNILMQKQQVIQTQMALKARQVEEMDKQTQYLQKTIPLEQVEPIVTKKVAVTERFEKIKAPLVERQKQLEKKKEAFQFGRDVEEEKLWIDEKMPLATSDDCGNSLFNVNVLKKKNQSLATEIENHEPRIMAICNNGQKLIDEGHEDSPQFVERIKELTQKWQELKDAIENRRKNLDQSERVQQYFFDAAEAESWMSEQELYMMVEDRGKDETTAQNLMKKHETLEQLVEDYANTIRQLGDTARQLTLEQISHGDAVSVKQSQLDKLYAGLKDLAGERRARLDEALQLFMLNREVDDLEQWIAERELVAGSHELGQDYDHVTLLWERFKEFAKDTATVGGERVARANGIADDLIHAGHSDSATIAEWKDGLNESWQDLLELIDTRTQMLAASRELHRFFHDCKDVLSRILEKQHGVSDELGRDAGSVSALQRKHHNFIQDLTTLYSQVQLIQEESAKLQASYAGDRAREITNREQEVLQAWMNLQAMCDTRKTKLSDTGDLFKFFNMVRTLMLWMDDVVRQMNTSEKPRDVSGVELLMNNHQSLKAEIDTREDNFSTCLTLGKELLARNHYATTEIKDRLLQLTNTRNALLHRWEERWENLQLILEVYQFARDAAVAEAWLIAQEPYLMSTELGHTIDEVENLIKKHEAFEKSAAAQEERFSALQRLTTFELKEMKRRQDAAEEVERKRLQAENEAKAAAEAQAEAARRAESKDSADASSPHREHEAASGSDRRSIPMSPTTPSNTGSLKIGRPRSRSKSPFRSFRWKRGSTSRAADSDDEADRPSSGGDADVEGTLTRKHEWEHTTKKASNRSWDKVYVVARGARLTFYKDQKASKAVPESTFRGEPPLILEGASVDVATDYTKKKHVFRIKLSNGAEFLLQAHDDSEMNQWVGALQAQCQTGGGGGSRSMTLPASSQKDETKRKSFFTLKKK encoded by the exons atgACTACAGACATTTCGGTAGTGCGCTGGGATCCCAGTCAGGGGCCTGGCAGCGAATACATTGACGAATACGAATACGACGGAGGAAATTCAAGTTCTCGCCTTTTCGAACGTTCTCGCATTAAAGCTTTAGCCG AGGAACGAGGAAACGTACAAAAGAAGACGTTCACAAAATGGGTCAACTCACATTTGGTACGTGTGAATGGTCGCATACAGGATTTGTATATTGATATGCGTGACggtaaaaatttgatcaaattgTTGGAAGTACTGTCGGGTGAACGTCTTCCAAAGCCGACAAAAGGCAAGATGAGAATTCACTGCTTGGAAAATGTGGACAAAGCGTTGCAATTTTTACGCGACCAACGAGTGCATTTGGAAAATATCGGTTCGCACGATATTGTCGATGGCAATGCCAGTTTAAATTTGGGACTCATTTGGACGATCATTCTTCGGTTCCAAATTCAGGATATTACAATTGAAGAAGTTGACAACAAGGAAACGAAATCAGCTAAAGATGCCCTGCTATTGTGGTGTCAAATGAAAACAGCTGGAtatcaaaatgtaaatgtgCGCAATTTTACAACATCCTGGAGAGACGGTTTAGCATTCAATGCTATCATTCACAAACATCGACCCGATCTCATCCAGTTCGACAAATTGGGTAAAAATCATCCCATGCACAACTTGAACAATGCCTTCGATGTGGCAGAAAAATTGGGCTTGACAAAACTATTAGATGCTGAGGACGTGTTCGTTGAACATCCAGATGAAAAATCAATCATCACATACGTCGTCACATACTATCACTACTTCAGCAAACTCAAACAAGAAACAGTACAAGGAAAGCGTATTGGAAAAGTAGTCGGCATAGCAatggaaaatgagaaaatgatcAACGACTACGAGACATTTACTAGTGACCTTCTCGGATGGATCGAAAGCACAATCATCACGTTGGGCGATCGAACGTTCGCAAACTCATTAACCGGCGTACAACAGCAGCTATCGCAATTCGCAAACTATCGTACAGTCGAGAAACCAccaaaattcgtcgaaaaaGGCAACTTGGAAGTTCTGTTGTTCACACTCCAGTCGAAGATGCGCTCGAACAACCAGAAACCATACACGCCGAAAGAGGGACGAATGATTTCCGATATCAACAAAGCGTGGGAACGATTGGAGAAAGCCGAACATGAACGAGAATTGGCGTTACGCGAGGAGCTTATACGTCAGGAGAAACTTGAACAGCTTGCAGCTCGTTTCAATCGAAAGGCATCGATGAGAGAGACCTGGCTGTCCGAAAATCAACGGCTTGTTAGCCAAGACAACTTTGGATTCGATTTGGCAGCTGTTGAAGCAGCAGCCAAGAAACACGAAGCCATTCAAACTGATATCCATGCATATGAAGAACGCGTTCAAGCTGTTGTCGCTGTGTCCGATGAATTGGACGCGGAACGATATCACGACATTGAACGCATATTGGCACGTAAAGAGAATGTCTTACGATTGTGGCAATATCTGCAAGAGTTATTGGAGGCTCGCAAGATGCGTCTAGAACTTTCATGGCAGCTACAGCAAAACTTCCAAGAGATGCTCTACATCTTGGACAATATGGAAGAAATCAAACAACGTTTATTGACAGACGATTACGGCAAACATTTGATGGGTGTTGAAGATCTGTTGCAGAAACATTCTCTGGTAGAAGCCGACATCAACGTACTGGGCGAACGTGTCAAAACAGTTGTCCAAAATTCGCAACGATTTTTGGGTGAAGAAGCCAATGGTTACCGACCATGTGATCCAGCTATCATCGTTGACCGTGTCCAACAGCTGGAGGACGCATATGCCGAACTCGTCCGATTGGCCGTTGAACGCAGATCGCGTTTGGAAGAGAGCCGCAAATTGTGGCAATTCTACTGGGACACTTCTGATGAAGAAAATTGGATCAAGGAGAAGGAACAGATCGTTTCGACCGCCGACATCGGTCACGATCTCACCACAATCAATCTGTTGCTATCCAAGCACAAAGCCCTCGAATCCGACATTCAATCGCACGATCCACAGTTGCAGTCGGTTGCGAAGATTGGTGACGAACTCATCAGCGAAGGTCACTTTGGTGCCGATCGTATCAAGGATCGTCTAAAGGAAATCCTAGCGAAATGGAATCACCTTTTGGATTTAACAAAATATCGTCGTCAACGTCTCGAGAATGCAGTCGATTACTTCCAATTGTTTGCTGATGCTGATGACATCGATCAATGGATGTTGGATTCGTTGCGATTGGTTTCGTCCGAAGATGTGGGCAAGGACGAGTCACATGCTCAATCCTTGTTGAAAAAGCACAAAGATGTTTCCGACGAACTTAAGAGCTATGCTGAAACTATCGACCAGCTACATAAACAAGCCGATGCGCTAACACTCGATGAAACAGAACAGAAAACCGTGTCTGATCGTATTGCATCGATCGATGACCGATACAAGCAGCTCATGGAGCTATCCAAATTGCGTAAACTTCGCTTATTGGACGCACTCAGTTTGTATAAACTCATGTCGGAGGCCGATGGCGTTGAGCAATGGATTGatgaaaaagagaaaatgttGGACACAATGACGCCTGGAAAGGATATCGAAGATGTTGAAATAATGAAACATCGTTACGATGGTTTCGATAAGGAAATGAATGCAAACGCATCCAGAGTCGATATTGTCAACCAATTGGCCCACCAATTGTTGAACCAATTCACCAGTGTTGACCATCCGAATGCTGAACAAATTATCACTCGTCAGAATCATCTCAATCAAGAATGGTCACGATTACGCGACAAGGCAGACACGAAGAGAGATCAACTCAACTCGGCACATGGTGTGCAGACCTTCTACATTGAATGCCGTGAAACAATTTCATGGATCGAAGACAAGAAACGTATTTTGACCGAAACCGACAATCTACAAATGGATTTGACCGGTGTCATGACTCTACAACGTAGACTCAGCGGTATGGAACGTGATTTGGCAGCTATTCAAGCTAAACTTACCGCATTGGAAAAGGAAGCCGATGCCATTGAAGGTGAACATCCTGAAGAGGCTGCACTGATTCGTGAACGCATCGCACAGATTACCGTCATTTGGGAACAATTGACCAATATGTTGAAGGACCGTGATTCCAAATTGGAGGAACGCGGTGACTTGCATCGATTCTTACGTGATTTGGATCATTTCCAGACCTGGTTGACTAAAACTCAAACCGATGTCGCATCGGAAGATCCGCCAGCTTCGCTTCCAGAAGCCGAGAAGTTACTCAATCAACATCAAACCATTCGCGAAGAGATCGACAATTACACCGAAGATTATCAGAACATGATGGAATATGGTGAGACATTGACTTCCGATCCAGAAAATAATGATCCGCAATACATGTTCTTGAGAGAACGTTTGAATGCATTGAAAGACGGCTGGGAAGAGCTACACCAAATGTGGGAAAATCGTCAAGAGCTGTTGTCGCAAAGTTTGGATCAACAATTGTTCAACCGTGACTCGAGACAAGCAGAAGTTTTGCTTAGTCAACAGGAACATTTCCTTAGCAAGGACGACACACCAGTCAATCTTGAACAGGCTGAAAATCAACTTAAACGCCACGAAGCCTTCCTCACTACAATGGATGCTAATGACGATAAGATTAATAGCATTGTCCACGTAGCCGACGCTTTAGTCGATAAGAAGCACTACGATGCTGATAGAATTCGCAAACGCGCTGACAACATTGCCGAACGTCGTGATGGTAACCAGAATCGTGCTAAAGAGCAACAAGAGAAATTGATGAATCAAGTAAAATTGCACGAATTCTTGCAAGACTTGGAAGAACTCACCGAATGGGTGTccgaaaaatatattatttccCAAGATGACACCTACCGCAGTGCGAAGACCATTCACTCGAAGTGGACACGTCATCAAGCCTTCGAAGCTGAAATCGCTGCCAACAAAGAGCGATTATTCGAAGCTGAAAAGGCAGCCCAGGGACTAATGACAGAAAAGCCAGAATTCAAGGAAATTATCGAGCCGAAACTGAAGGACCTTTCAAAATCGTTTGAAGATTTGGAAACATTCACGAAAGACAAGGGAGCTCAATTGTTCGATGCTAATCGCGAAGTCTTGGTTCAACAAACCTGCGATGATATCGACTCTTACATCACTGATCTAGAGAAGCAGATCATTAACACCGATACCGGCAATGACTTGACATCAGTCAACATTCTCATGCAGAAGCAACAAGTAATTCAAACTCAAATGGCACTCAAAGCAAGACAAGTCGAAGAAATGGATAAGCAGACTCAATATTTACAAAAGACCATCCCATTGGAACAGGTCGAACCGATTGTTACAAAGAAGGTCGCCGTTACCGAACGGTTTGAGAAGATCAAGGCTCCGCTCGTGGAACGCCAGAAACAACTcgagaagaagaaagaagccTTCCAATTCGGACGTGAcgttgaagaagaaaaattgtggATCGATGAAAAAATGCCGTTAGCCACATCGGACGATTGTGGTAACTCATTGTTCAATGTCAACGtattgaagaagaagaaccaATCCTTGGCTACTGAAATCGAAAATCACGAACCAAGAATAATGGCCATCTGCAACAACGGACAAAAGTTGATCGACGAAGGCCACGAAGATTCACCACAATTTGTCGAGCGAATCAAGGAGCTCACACAGAAATGGCAAGAACTCAAAGATGCCATCGAAAATAGACGTAAGAATCTAGACCAATCCGAACGTGTTCAGCAATACTTTTTCGATGCCGCTGAAGCGGAATCATGGATGAGCGAACAAGAATTGTACATGATGGTTGAGGATCGTGGCAAGGACGAGACAACCGCACAAAACTTGATGAAAAAACATGAGACCTTGGAGCAACTGGTTGAAGATTATGCAAATACCATTCGCCAGTTAGGTGACACTGCCAGACAATTGACTTTAGAACAAATTTCGCACGGTGATGCTGTTTCAGTTAAACAATCTCAGCTTGATAAATTGTATGCAGGTCTCAAAGACTTGGCTGGAGAGCGACGAGCTCGTTTAGACGAAGCCCTTCAATTGTTTATGCTTAACCGTGAGGTGGACGATTTGGAACAATGGATCGCAGAACGTGAACTTGTTGCCGGTTCACATGAATTAGGACAAGATTATGACCATGTTACATTGTTGTGGGAACGATTCAAAGAATTTGCAAAGGATACAGCTACCGTTGGTGGTGAACGTGTTGCCCGTGCTAACGGCATTGCTGATGATTTAATTCATGCTGGTCATTCGGACAGCGCCACAATTGCAGAATGGAAGGATGGCTTAAATGAGTCGTGGCAAGATTTGTTGGAACTCATTGACACTAGAACACAGATGTTGGCCGCTTCGAGAGAATTACATCGATTCTTCCACGATTGCAAAGATGTTCTCAGCCGAATCCTTGAGAAGCAACACGGTGTTTCCGACGAACTTGGCCGTGATGCTGGTTCCGTTTCAGCACTGCAGCGTAAACACCACAATTTCATTCAAGATTTAACTACACTTTACTCCCAAGTTCAACTCATTCAAGAGGAATCGGCTAAATTGCAAGCATCTTATGCCGGCGACAGAGCCCGTGAAATAACAAATCGTGAACAGGAAGTGCTACAGGCTTGGATGAACTTGCAAGCAATGTGCGACACacgcaaaacaaaattgtccGATACCGGCGATCTGTTCAAATTCTTCAACATGGTCCGTACATTGATGCTATGGATGGACGACGTAGTTCGTCAAATGAATACTTCAGAAAAACCACGTGATGTGTCAGGCGTTGAACTTCTCATGAATAACCATCAAAGCTTAAAGGCAGAAATCGACACTCGCGAAGACAATTTCTCGACCTGTTTGACATTGGGCAAAGAGCTGTTGGCCAGAAATCACTATGCAACAACCGAAATCAAGGATCGTCTATTACAACTGACCAATACTAGAAACGCATTGCTTCATCGTTGGGAAGAGCGTTGGGAGAATTTACAATTGA TTCTCGAAGTCTATCAATTTGCTCGCGATGCTGCTGTTGCCGAAGCCTGGCTTATCGCCCAAGAACCATATTTAATGTCAACGGAATTGGGTCACACAATCGATGAAGTTGAAAATCTGATCAAGAAACACGAAGCCTTTGAGAAGTCCGCTGCCGCGCAAGAGGAAAGATTTAGCGCTTTGCAACGATTAACTACG TTTGAGCTCAAAGAAATGAAACGACGACAAGACGCTGCCGAGGAAGTCGAACGAAAACGTCTACAAGCCGAAAATGAAGCAAAGGCTGCCGCCGAAGCCCAAGCCGAAGCTGCTCGACGAGCTGAATCGAAAGATTCAGCCGATGCATCGTCACCGCACCGGGAACACGAAGCAG CGAGTGGTTCCGACCGACGCTCTATACCAATGTCACCAACAACACCATCAAATACTGgatcattaaaaattggtaGGCCACGATCTCGATCAAAGAGTCCATTCCGTAGTTTCCGATGGAAACGCGGCTCTACGTCACGTGCTGCTGATTCTGACGATGAAGCag ATCGGCCGAGCTCTGGTGGAGATGCTGATGTTGAAGGTACACTTACACGTAAACACGAATGGGAACACACAACAAAGAAAGCATCGAACCGATCATGGGATAAG GTTTATGTTGTTGCACGCGGTGCCCGTTTGACATTCTACAAAGATCAAAAAGCCAGTAAAGCTGTCCCAGAGTCCACGTTCCGTGGCGAGCCACCATTGATATTAGAAGGTGCATCGGTCGATGTAGCAACAGATTACACGAAAAAGAAGCATGTGTTTAGAATCAA GTTATCGAACGGAGCCGAATTCTTATTGCAAGCGCATGATGATTCTGAAATGAATCAATGGGTGGGAGCATTACAAGCACAGTGTCAAACTGGCGGCGGTGGCGGCAGCAGATCGATGACCCTACCTGCTTCATCACAAAAGGATGAGACCAAAAGGAAGTCGTTCTTTACGCtaaagaaaaagtaa